The DNA region agaaattgtgttcgcagagtgattaaacatcgtaagtatctcacaaagcagtgatcaactctttttaacttcttcgcgggctgacgaataacagatggcgttttcggagcctcatttgtttaatgcaaagaaaggagaaatatgattggtcgaggcgcctagcctcgcgtgcgggtgccactttcgtaccgacaaaagcaatacgtcacgaatttgtcggttgcaccgacaatctgtcggtagcggcgttttgtgaatcacatttctatcggtgctaccgacgatcgtcggtagctaccgacaccgacgatcgtcggtatccgtgtacagaattccgcccctggacTGTAATAATGAACGTGCGACATCACTGTGGGAGAGGCAGGTTTGGTTTTTCTGCACAGGTAACCCAAGACATTATCAGGCAGCTTGAGGAATGTTACACCCAGaatgagtagctaacaatagggcaCAAAATGTAGGCACGAAATTGGGTCTACAAGTTCCATTGTCATACAATAATGGTGAAACAATAATTACTtagcaaaaaacaaataaatcagaaaaaagaGGGTATGTAATGTAGGAAGGCAATCAGATTGCAATATTCACAagtaaaaatgacaataaaacaatagcatttcccaattacatatttttcatcccatATGGAAGAACAAGGTGTTCAGGCATTCACATATGTAACaagttcattaaaaataacacttaaatttcatttaaaatttcatacacacagaaaaaaacaaagtattaattccaatgaataaaatatttgattttgcaAGAAATTATTCTTAGCAAAAATCATTGCAGTTTTAACAAGTTCACCACAAATTCCTGCCGTGGGGAAGATCATACTGTAAATGAGTGAGAAGGTTGGGCTTAATTGCCTGAGGGGTGGCACAAGGGtatcgctaagctgggtctcaggctgggccCACCAAAGCTACCTTAGCGGTCATTTCCCATTCcctgcgacagctatacccgacatcCCCTCATCTGCATTGAAAAGTTTGCAACAACTATAGCCAATGCGAGGTATTCTACATATGAAAATGCCTGTCCGCTCCAACTGACGTCCAGCACGAAAGGTGTAAGCATGAtacattcaaatttaattattcagATTATATGTTGATGTAAAGGAGGAGTGTAATATTATATTAAAGCCACCAACAGGCATAGTAAACCACCACATTTAGTGCATGCAACATCAATTACCCTAGcctgttttttaattaaaaatccattaaatgaaaatgtgtcATCAGATATGTTTGAAccttaaaactaattttttatacTTGAACACTTTTTTCTAGTGCCTCTTTATTGTAATGCTTAAGTCTTCAAGAAGAAAAACATCAAAACGCCGGAAAATACGTACTTAAATTAGTGAccttaaaacattaaattaaccAGACATCAAGGAAAAAAGGAATGTAACACTTTTTTGTTCATTTGAGTCTGTCCTTGGACATCgataaactaataaaaatctCTGTGTTACTTGATTACTAAGCAGAAAATtgcacagtatttatttatttaggcattCTCCGAATTCCTTTCATTTCCCGTTATACCTCAACGAGTATTGAAGCTTGAATGTACGAATGGGAGTAAGGAAGCCAGGAGAACAGATTTCTTTCTGGGTTGATCATTGCTAAATTTGAATGCCCTACTTTCTTCGTCACGATTGATCTGTAAATAAATAGTAGCACCAGAAGACATAGGGCCTTGTATCTTCGCTACTGCAACACCAATTGTGTTTTAACTAGCACCTTGCCAAGGATTCACAGATCACGTAACAATTTGCGGGATATAAGACTTATTTCACAGTTCCGCCGCGTGTACAAGGACTTTTCTTACCCCTTatgttgttgatttaaaataTAAGGGCTCttataatttatcattaaagttaaaaagcTATTTTAGTATATGGTGTTTACTTTTCTGCAGTCACACTACATTATCTCTCTTTCCTCGTAACATCACGTGATAAATGATTTACGTATTTGAGTTACTTCATTCAAAGTACAGTTGTAAGAAGTCGAGTCCGCGAATAAATTGATCTTCCAGGTAAATCTAGATTTCTCACGACTGTCGACGAACATCCGAAATAAACAATTCAGATTTTCCAAAACTAGCCAAGCaactgaattaaaatgaaaaaaaaaaacaggaaaagcACTCACCCTGAAATAATTTGTCGACGAAAACTtcctcagttctgcgtccgatcctaaacaaatctttttgaaatcaCTGAATTCCACTAGCTTTGCCATACATAGTGAACATTGAGTGGTGGGCAGGCCATCCTCCACAGCAACCTGAGATAGCAACCAACACGCTTAACGTTAAGAGAATTCGGAATTATCTGGGAAAATACATTCGTATTACGGAATTTCAGCtgaattacaacaattaacaTCGATATAATGTAACTCGCAACTTACCAGTAGACCGACTAATTCATGAATGGCATCTTCTACTGTCATTGTGGACGCTATATTTGAGGTGAATATGTTGCGATAAGTATCATTtatcttcatgcaaagtctgcacggagtACCCTCAGAATTCTTTGCAGAATACTCCGAGAAAGCCACAGTTGTAGCACTCATGTTTTCACTATAATATCCTCTTCAATCTTCAATTCAGGTCAATGGTGAACGAATCCAGCAGCTCAGCATTGACAAGGATTTCAAATACGGACAGATAAACTATAATCACCACGATAATGtacgaaaatattttggaatgctCAAGGAAACCATCACAaaagcaaataataaataaatcaacttGCAGATCAACTAAGTTACACCGTAACAGCTTAAAGAGTATATATGAAATAGTTCTCACGTTTTTTGACACGTAAACACCACCTGTTATGAGACATAGCAGCGCATAGAAGAAAAAACTGGTTTGATTATTTATGAAGGATTTTTAGTTACAGCTTTCACCACTAAAAAACACACAAACACACCTACAAGAGGCCGAATATCCTCCTTTAAAGATTAGACTCTTTCGTTGAATAACCATGATGAGAATAACAATGAATTTCACTGGCGTTATATAAACTAtgcgttaaattattttcaagtaacAGAATAactattcatattaatttttatgcttggGTCAGAATAGGAATTTAAGCGTCAGGTAGGTCTCGGAGTGGCAAATATGATTGCCAAATTTCtttaatatatgaataaaaaaatgttttcaaaagtatttcattttggaGTTCATGCAATTAAACTCAATATATCACTCTACGTTCAGAATGCAAGAATTTATCATTTTTCGATGACAGACCTGTTGTATACAAGGTTTCCTAGCGGGAAGAATTGCAGCTACAAATCTGAAATCTAAACCAATCTTTGCTTACCTTGTCcgatagaaaatattgatatatagATACCATGAAAAGGGATAATAAAAAGATCACATTTACATAtcacctaaaaatatcacattgcAACAGAATAGACATAATATACTTAAATGCTTATTGACAACCTAGTTTATAACAGACCAGTCAAGCAGAGATTAGTTTCGACTCCGGGTTTTAGGTGCCTGTCTTATCACGAGAAGACGTATACAATGGGCCTTTCgtcgaaaaatgaagaattcttcCATTCGCattaatttaaactgatatatTGTTAAGGTTCATTGCATGATTCCTGAAATGGCTATTTTGAAAAAACAgttctgaattttaaaattatgaaattttggaATCCTTTTGCTGATTTAAGGCAGTAAAGCCATGTAACCAATTGGGAGCCGAAATTGGGCTTAAATTCCTTTCTGGTCAAATATATACGTAATCATATACAAAAAGTTGGTTTCTAccataaataaaaggaatattgatgaAGTTCATGTGAGATGTCCCCTTAATTTATCAAATAGAAAGAAATTAGTCTTCAAACACGGATATTTGGCCTAATGTATAGGTATGCTTACAGCGGAAGAAAAAGTAACTATAAAGCCACGATTCTAAACCAATCTTGTTTGCATGGTCTTACGTTGACATGTTTTGTTATGTTCACGGACGTAAGATCAATGATCATGAAAATTGTTGATAATATTCTCTTATTGCATCGTGATATATCTTGGAGGTGATTTATTATTTGTTGACTTTTATGGACCTTTCCTGGAGCATTCCCGAGTGTTTTCCCTTATCATCAGAGTGGAAGTAGTTTAGTTGTGGGATTTCGAGATCTTTGTCAGTGTTGTGTGTACGATTTCTTTGAAGATTGATCTGAATTAAAGATTGCatgagattttgaagtgaaaacatgagtcgTACCACCGGAATTTTCACGGATTCGTCAGGAAGGAATTCAGGGAATGaactttgcagactttgtaggaagaatcatgattattattacaacatattcacttcgaaaGTAGAATGCAAAACAGCTGTTATGGATGCCCTGCATGATTTAGTTGGTTTACAAGTAAGTGATATATTATTTCTTATCAATTGTCATACAATGGTGTTACTTTATCTCGCGTTTGCCAAGATAATATCGAATTATGTTCATGGATTGTTATTTGCTATTTCaggttgctgttggagatggcCTGCCTACTACCATGTGTCCAACGTGTTTGAAGAAACtaacggaattcagtgttttcaaaaagatttgtttagaatcaaactCAGTTCTGAGAAAACTTTTGCCGAGAAATTACTGCAGGGTgagtagtttttgttttttttctcatttgaagCCTGGTGTATCAAGTTTCGGGGTATGAAGTTTCAGTGAGCTTAAAGTGATACCCTTGCTTTGTGTCGACAGCAGTAAGAACTAGCGAAATAAATGTTTGCGGACTGAAATAGTTACACCATAAATTTATAAGGATTGACTCAATATGGTGATATATTAATCGCTTAAGCGATTAATATATCACCATATGTCTCCACTTGAATCACCAATTGGTGATTCAAGTGGAGACAAAATATTGCATAACTGTATGATGCCGTTATATCCCATATTAACTATGTAGGCACATCGCCTACTCTTTGTTAATCTACAGTGATAGGGGAATGGTTGGCCCTCGTCCGTGGACTACGCAAAAGTGTAACATGTCCACTTTTCCCACAAACTGTTTTTCCCTTTCTCTGAACCCTTGGCAAGGTGCTTTTTAATTTACCGTTGTTATTCCATTGGCAACGACTGATGACATTTCGTCTTCTGGTAACTTAGTATGTATCAAAGATATTCTATCAAAACAATGATATCCAGGAAATTTTGGCGTTCAAATTCAACATTGATCCATTTATAAAGGTAATCTACCAATTACGCTGTGCCATACTCCCTCTTAAAGCATTCGATTGAGTAACCTGAGCATATGAAAGGGAAAAAACAAATCCATAACCATTTTCTACTAATTAATGTAATGTGAGAGACCTAAAATTTAGTTAGTTTTTCGGTTGTCGAGCATAGTCTCCCATGGTTGtaataatatgcaaatatatCGGCTAAAATAAGGTGCATTAAAACATGTGCcgggtttttttatttctatgatttattttaaggtCTATTTTCttgttaaacatttttttaattgtttggataacattttttgtaataactgtgTGATATTTAAAATGGGATactgttttattttgttgatgaattttattcaataagTTTGAAGTATGTGGACAGAAGtcttttttaaatacatagtggaatttttattgttttttggtaattttttcagaatACATTTGACTATATGTAGATTTCTGTGGTGAAAAACTTTTTCACCTAAGCGTAGAGATTAAAATGTTCATTCTCtagttgtatttattttctattttaatggtTGATGTGATTAATTATTGAGAAATGTGGTTGATTTATGAGGCTTTATCCACCCTATTATTTAAATGGGGTTTTAGGATTTCTTATGGGTGTAATATAAAGGGAAGGATGTTTTCCATAACTATCTGCAATTTCCCATCCCCACTGTGGCAGAGCTCTAATACCGTAGTAGTGAGTATTCATCTTTTGAGGCTATCCATGAATCAAGCCATTTTTCTTTATACGAGCACTAGAACAAGTACCATGGAATGGAACAAGTAACTATCAGATAGTGCAATGTTTGGGGAATTTTGTGGGTGAGTTTGGTTTGGGCTCCCATTTGAGCATTCCTAGATAGAGTGAGCGCATGTCGCCCCAGTCAGACAATTCGGGTGCCACGCAGGTGGCATACTCTCCATATttcttgcatgaaattgaatgaaaaaaaatctaattctttggataaactttaaactgcgtaaatataaccttgaatgctatatttatcactgtttattacaGAAACGTGCTTCCAAGGGGAAAGCACATACCTTGCTCTGCcattttcaatgctgtattttttatggcattcagaatggcgaacacatctctgaactgataatTGTTCCATCAAATGGGCCTTAGTTTGagtgtatttaattaatttttgagtgatatttttaacaagtGCTATATAATTCCAAAGATTCCAACACCATACTGATGGGATGGTTGGTCTAGTACTTAGCATCTCCGGCTCTCACCTGGAGGACCAGGGTTTGAGGCTTCAtcatggcagtatattttgtagtgTCCATTTTGATCATGCGGCAACAAgtatttcacttattttaattGTTGCAAACATAggcgtgagaaaattttcttatcATCATAACGGtgattaggtatttaagcagtgtcatcaCGGACGTGGAGATATGAAGACTACACTTACTACGATCCTCCAAAAACATTTAGAAACATTAAAGGTGGGCAGTGAcagtggagtttttttttcgaagaaataacATTTCTAGGTGATCTTCCTTTTATTATGCTGGAGGGCtgcggaagattttgggaagcggcgtgCATAAGACACATTTGCTGTAATTTTATGGTTTTCAATACCGAATCAACTTATTTATTctatcctattttttaattgaactAATGTTTCAGAATGGCTCTTTTAGTATGTAGGTACTTGAAGTTATCTTCGGAGTAATGTGTATTACAGGTTTTAGAATGATATGGGGGAATATGTATTTGTTTTGTTCTTATTTATTACATCTGCATGCACTTTGCTGCTTGCGGCGAGCCTTAATGGCTTTGcaagaaaagtttttcattttaatttggaaatttatcAGTACAAGTAAtacatacaaataatattttagcatacaccaacccttgctagtgtagacATCTTATCTCTGTGGCCGTGATGACATTGCTTGAATAACTAATTGCAGTTACgatggttaaaaaaatttcttatgccTATGTTTGCAGCaattaaaataagtgaaatacTTATCACTGCATAATTAAAATGGAGACTACAATATGTACTGCCATGATGAAGCTTCGAACCCTGGCCCCCGGGTGACAGCCAGAGACGCTCAACTCTAGACCAACCAACCCATTTGTGCATCTGTGCATTATTTTGAGATTATACAGCACTTGTTACAAATAccgcttgaaaattaattaatcacagccaaactaaggcccattcaatggatcCACTATCAgtttagagatgtgttcgccattctgaatgccataaaaatatggcattggaaaaggcagagcaaggtacATGGTCTCCCATTGTTAGTAGCACTTGTTTATTCCCCATATCTAAATTTTTTATCTTAGTGATTTTATCTAAATTCAGCATGAATGCTAGCATAATTTTTAACATTAGGGCCTGTGCATCAGTCAAATAATGCCAGATTCTTAGAAATTTGGGATCTGTGCCCCTGATAAAAGTTGACAACTATCTCGCAGAGGGCACATTTCATGTCTTTCATTTCTGTCCTTTGTTTCGTGGGaaatatattgctgttttttgCAACCTagaaaacaagattttttattaaggttttattttttagtttctgtATTTAGTGATTAGAGTAAAAAACCAAATTGATCATGTCTTGACTGAGGATAGACATAAAAGCTGCATCACAGACGTTAGAAGCAAGAGGGGAGCAGAATGTGGAACGGACCattacttgataataataaaagtaaggcaaaaagtgtgcaaaaacagaagagatatacaaaagacaaaacaaaagttTGATCTCAAAAAACTTGATAACCCAAATATTAGGAAAGAGTTCATGATTAAACTTTCTAACAGGTTCCAAGCCttagaaaaggaagaagaggattctatagaaggaaaatggaaagttaTTCGAGATTCAATtcaggaagtagggaaggaagtagttgggttccaaaataatagaaagaacaagaaaacttggttcaatgaagactgCCGGCAAATGATAGACGAGAGAAAAAAAGCCAAGGCAGGACTACTTACAGATGACAaccatgaaaaaagggaagaatatttaagaattaatagaAAGACAAACAAGACACTGAGGACCGctgaaagaaattttgtgaaagatcAGTTAAAGAAAGCGGAAGAAGACAGAACAAATAACAATTCTAGAGAATTTTTCCGTTCGGTGAGATATTTCAAACAGGGTTTTAAACCTAGAACATTTGGGGTCAAAGGTAAAGATGGCAAAATTACCTGTAACCAAAAAGATATCCTTAATATATGGAAGGATTACTTTAGCAACCTCCTTAATGCGGGCAGGACcccagcagaagaagaagatgaattatatatatatatatatcctcaaatacagatccaagatccatctgaggaggaagtatgcaacgtgataaaagctctaaaaaaccacaaagctcctggagaggatggtataccagcagaattcctcaaggccggggaaaatgctctcttaagaaagctgcatgcactaatagtgaaaatatggaacgaggaaaaaataccaaaagaatggAACCTCTCTATAATAGTCCCGCTGCATAAAAATGGAGACAGGTTAGTATGCAGCAATTATTggggaatatctttaataaacacggcttacaaagtactgtccaaaatactgtataacagaatacaggaatactcggaagaaattataggagagcaccagacaggttttagaaaacaaatgtctacgattgatcaaatttttatcattaaacaaatcttatcaaaatattgggagttcaatagagatgcgcacctcctctttattgattttaagaaggcgtacgacagtatcaacagaaaccaaatgtggaaatatctcaggagaatgggaatcccaaacaaactagtcaaactggctcagatatgtacagaaaactcaagttgcaaagtacagataaataatgaattttcagaaggttttgatgtagtcacgggggtacgacaaggagatgcactctcaccattgctttttaacctgtcattagaaaatgcacttaaagccgtaaaggagcaacaaccggggattgaagtcggcaaaaagataaatctgctagcttttgcagatgacgtgaccttattggcggaggatgcaaatgggttaaaaactcttgcagagtctctaataaaagaaaccaaaaaagtaggattagaaattagcaaagaaaaaacaaaatacttaattgttggtcgacacgcagaaaatatagaagcagaggctttaaaagtccaaaattatacctttgaaaggacaacaaactttaagtacttaggagtaaccatagaacaggaaaataaagaggaagtagagataaatgcaaggttacttctcgggaacaactgttattgggctcttaaatcattgctaaaatgtaaacttctgtcaagaaaaactaaatcaaaactgtacaagacaatagtacaaccagtaatactctacggatccgaaacctggactttaacaaaaaaccaggagaggaaattgatagtttttgaaaataagatcctcagaacaatatatggtcctattaatgaagatgaagtatggaggatcagaaccaacaaagagctcag from Ischnura elegans chromosome 13 unlocalized genomic scaffold, ioIscEleg1.1 SUPER_13_unloc_4, whole genome shotgun sequence includes:
- the LOC124173100 gene encoding uncharacterized protein LOC124173100 encodes the protein MSATTVAFSEYSAKNSEGTPCRLCMKINDTYRNIFTSNIASTMTVEDAIHELVGLLVAVEDGLPTTQCSLCMAKLVEFSDFKKICLGSDAELRKFSSTNYFRSIQGEGDDELESSAEKKDCIPNAILGTSQFACSVQKTEIHIPEADSQVSRANMLFYP